A genomic segment from Halomarina ordinaria encodes:
- a CDS encoding glycosyltransferase family 39 protein, translating to MSEGVVRERGTELALALVVLVGAAVRLYGLGSESMWTDELITLEFILANGPLELLWVIPLNQPHLPVYYVLLDGWAALFGTSPVALRSLSVLFGIATIPLFYVVGRQLFSDLAGLVAAFIYALAQVQVFHAQEVRMYTLFAFLALASLSLLVRYLRTESRETAVAYVVVTVLLIYTHPFGVFAVAGEGLFVLAELARGRVRNVRRTVGTQVAVGFTVLPLVVGYFVRFDGVSLSYIPLPTPSLVVTVFTGYFARTGIVPALAYVLVLTGGLLTLAVTEGCFSASVDPRHPGRTLRNLAERIRFTDDRGVQLLVCWVFGTFVLPLVVSFTMTPVFWPRYTLAASFGLYLLVGYGVTRAKRPPVRVAIIALLLVAVVPATAFDVTTDTREQWDEATADVEQRADAEALVVVADWTTLRGFEYYQTREDLEVVGVKTGPPERRMSTPELRATMDGHDEVWVVFSHVRDEGRARVASVAGDGREVTWREHYVGIEVRRYEASTGGDDAS from the coding sequence ATGTCCGAGGGGGTCGTTCGCGAGCGGGGGACGGAGCTAGCGCTCGCGCTGGTCGTACTGGTCGGGGCGGCGGTTCGCCTGTACGGGCTCGGGTCCGAGAGCATGTGGACGGACGAACTCATCACCCTCGAGTTCATCCTGGCGAACGGGCCCCTCGAACTGCTGTGGGTCATCCCGCTCAACCAGCCCCACCTGCCGGTCTACTACGTCCTCCTCGACGGCTGGGCGGCGCTGTTCGGCACGTCGCCGGTCGCGCTGCGGTCGCTGTCGGTGCTGTTCGGCATCGCCACCATCCCCCTGTTCTACGTCGTCGGTCGCCAGTTGTTCTCCGACCTCGCGGGGCTCGTCGCGGCGTTCATCTACGCCCTCGCACAGGTTCAGGTGTTCCACGCCCAGGAGGTGCGGATGTACACGCTCTTCGCGTTCCTCGCGCTCGCCTCGCTCTCGTTGCTCGTGCGCTACCTGCGAACCGAGTCCCGGGAGACGGCCGTCGCCTACGTCGTGGTGACCGTCCTCCTCATCTACACCCATCCCTTCGGCGTCTTCGCCGTCGCGGGCGAGGGACTGTTCGTCCTCGCGGAACTCGCCCGGGGGCGGGTCCGGAACGTCCGTCGGACGGTCGGGACGCAGGTCGCCGTCGGGTTCACCGTCCTCCCCCTGGTCGTCGGGTACTTCGTGCGCTTCGACGGCGTGAGCCTCAGCTACATCCCCCTGCCGACGCCGAGCCTCGTCGTGACGGTGTTCACGGGCTACTTCGCCCGGACGGGTATCGTCCCGGCGCTCGCGTACGTGCTCGTGCTCACGGGCGGCCTGTTGACGCTCGCGGTCACGGAGGGGTGTTTCTCGGCGTCGGTCGACCCCCGTCACCCCGGCCGAACGCTCCGTAACCTCGCCGAACGTATCCGGTTCACCGACGACCGGGGCGTCCAGTTGCTCGTCTGCTGGGTGTTCGGGACGTTCGTCCTCCCGCTGGTCGTCTCGTTCACGATGACCCCCGTCTTCTGGCCGCGCTACACGCTCGCCGCCTCGTTCGGGCTCTACCTCCTCGTCGGCTACGGCGTCACGCGGGCCAAGCGCCCGCCGGTCCGCGTCGCCATCATCGCGCTCCTGCTCGTCGCCGTCGTCCCGGCGACGGCCTTCGACGTCACCACCGACACCCGCGAGCAGTGGGACGAGGCGACCGCCGACGTCGAACAGCGCGCGGACGCGGAGGCGCTGGTGGTCGTCGCCGACTGGACGACGCTGCGCGGGTTCGAGTACTACCAGACCCGCGAGGACCTCGAGGTCGTGGGGGTCAAGACCGGCCCCCCGGAACGGCGGATGAGTACCCCGGAGTTACGGGCGACGATGGACGGCCACGACGAGGTGTGGGTGGTGTTCTCTCACGTCCGTGACGAGGGGAGAGCGCGCGTCGCGTCGGTCGCCGGTGACGGCCGCGAGGTGACGTGGCGCGAGCACTACGTCGGCATCGAGGTCCGTCGCTACGAGGCGTCGACGGGGGGCGACGACGCCTCGTAA
- a CDS encoding glycosyltransferase family 2 protein: MAPDRGRSPLVSVVVPTYGRPKYLSDAAQSVLDQTHDRVELIIVDDHSPEPVGPLLSDLDVGPAASVTCIRHEENTGANGARNTGIRAADGAFVAFIDDDDTWHETKLERQLDRFADPEVGLVYTGQRYVTGDRVNHVLRPSVRGDVTEALLTGAPFGTFSTLMVRASVVDDVGLLDERFPCWQDREWPIRLSTACRVEAVDDPLVDHRMADHDQISDDLEAKRDVAYPLFVETFRPLAAEYGRTTVRKMVASRASVVATSALKVGRYGDARRFALRALRAWPLSAQPYLTFALSLGGRPAFTAAQYTKRAVGRHFR; the protein is encoded by the coding sequence ATGGCCCCCGACCGTGGTCGGTCGCCGCTCGTCAGCGTCGTCGTGCCGACGTACGGCCGCCCCAAGTACCTCTCGGACGCCGCCCAGAGCGTCCTCGACCAGACACACGACCGCGTCGAACTCATCATCGTCGACGACCACTCCCCGGAGCCGGTCGGCCCGCTGCTCTCGGACCTCGACGTCGGCCCCGCGGCGTCGGTGACGTGCATCCGCCACGAGGAGAACACGGGGGCGAACGGCGCCCGGAACACGGGGATTCGCGCCGCCGACGGCGCGTTCGTCGCGTTCATCGACGACGACGACACCTGGCACGAGACGAAACTCGAACGCCAGCTCGACCGCTTCGCGGACCCCGAGGTGGGGCTGGTCTACACCGGCCAGCGCTACGTCACCGGCGACCGGGTGAACCACGTCCTCCGACCCTCGGTTCGCGGCGACGTCACCGAGGCGCTGCTCACCGGCGCGCCCTTCGGTACCTTCTCGACGCTGATGGTCCGGGCGTCGGTCGTCGACGACGTCGGCCTCCTCGACGAACGCTTCCCCTGCTGGCAGGACCGCGAGTGGCCCATCCGGCTCTCGACGGCCTGTCGCGTCGAGGCGGTCGACGACCCGCTCGTCGACCACCGGATGGCCGACCACGACCAGATCTCCGACGACCTGGAGGCGAAGCGCGACGTCGCCTACCCCCTGTTCGTCGAGACGTTCCGCCCGCTGGCCGCCGAGTACGGCCGGACGACGGTCCGGAAGATGGTCGCCTCGCGGGCGTCGGTGGTCGCCACCTCGGCGCTGAAGGTCGGCCGCTACGGCGACGCACGGCGGTTCGCGCTGCGCGCGCTCCGGGCGTGGCCGCTCTCCGCACAGCCGTACCTCACGTTCGCGCTGTCGCTCGGCGGGCGCCCGGCGTTCACGGCCGCCCAGTACACGAAACGCGCCGTCGGTCGCCACTTCCGATGA
- a CDS encoding sugar phosphate isomerase/epimerase family protein — protein sequence MTRPAIQLYTLRDLDESVPELVRRVAAAGFEGVEFATRVADADPAAVADALDDTGVTPVGAHVDLRTIEADPAGVAERYRALGVDRLVVPHLPPTHYRTPGRVDELAARLDAVGGALAARGTSLVYHNQVHDFLPVRTPSRLERALTAVHPHSPGASRPQTALGLLGDRLLRERPRPSPASAVESTAFGRLVARTDPAVVSFEVDVGGVTAAGYDPRDALALVDGRTALVHLKDVVVDGEPSPWASARSVDPGDGLVDVPSAVGAANGAGAEWLVFEHDHPADPIRTLRAGADVLVDATDAAPSND from the coding sequence GTGACGCGCCCGGCGATTCAACTGTACACGCTGCGCGACCTCGACGAGTCCGTGCCGGAACTCGTCCGGCGGGTCGCGGCCGCCGGGTTCGAGGGCGTCGAGTTCGCCACGCGCGTCGCCGATGCGGACCCGGCCGCGGTGGCCGACGCGCTCGACGACACGGGCGTCACCCCGGTCGGCGCGCACGTCGACCTGCGGACCATCGAGGCCGACCCGGCGGGCGTCGCCGAGCGCTATCGGGCACTCGGCGTCGACCGACTGGTCGTCCCGCACCTCCCGCCGACGCACTACCGGACGCCCGGACGCGTCGACGAACTCGCCGCGCGCCTCGACGCGGTCGGCGGCGCGCTCGCCGCTCGTGGTACCTCGCTCGTCTACCACAACCAGGTCCACGACTTCCTCCCGGTGCGGACGCCCTCGAGGCTCGAACGCGCCCTCACGGCGGTCCACCCGCACTCGCCGGGCGCGAGTCGCCCCCAGACCGCCCTCGGCCTGCTCGGCGACCGCCTCCTCCGCGAGCGTCCGCGACCGTCGCCCGCGTCGGCGGTCGAATCGACCGCCTTCGGCCGCCTCGTCGCCAGGACCGACCCGGCGGTCGTCTCCTTCGAGGTGGACGTCGGCGGCGTCACCGCGGCCGGCTACGACCCACGCGACGCCCTCGCGCTGGTCGACGGCCGGACCGCGCTCGTCCACCTGAAGGACGTCGTCGTCGACGGCGAGCCGTCGCCGTGGGCGTCCGCGCGCTCGGTCGACCCCGGGGACGGTCTCGTCGACGTCCCGTCGGCCGTCGGGGCGGCGAACGGCGCCGGTGCCGAGTGGCTCGTCTTCGAACACGACCACCCCGCCGACCCCATCCGGACGTTGCGAGCGGGGGCCGACGTGCTCGTCGACGCGACCGACGCGGCGCCGTCGAACGACTGA
- a CDS encoding Gfo/Idh/MocA family protein, with protein MARSLRLGLLGVGHIGTVHLQSASTLDGVDVVAAADAVPGNRRRAERLGVTRTYDDYTDLLEEESLDAVVVALPPFLHADATVAACEAGCAVFVEKPFARTPEEGRRMVEAADAAGVALGVDHTIRYQPEMKRLKERFEDGRLGHVPIASISRINNGPFEAPPARAAVPTWQLDPEATGGGALMDLGIHLLDVLEWFFGDLTVEHATTDQQLDLPYEDAATVVVSTDSGTTATLSCGFFQWETPPEVTSYLRLDGIAGSAVSTEYVPGHFTSYAARSALENLGRRLRGDDPEYFKPTYYYQAHYWALRDFLEAVAAGERPPVDGAAGLRMVEHVHEAYRLADADAALVEVTE; from the coding sequence ATGGCGCGTAGCCTCCGCCTCGGCCTCCTCGGAGTCGGACACATCGGGACCGTCCACCTCCAGTCCGCGAGCACGCTCGACGGCGTCGACGTCGTCGCGGCGGCCGACGCGGTGCCGGGCAACCGCCGCCGCGCCGAGCGCCTCGGGGTGACACGGACCTACGACGACTACACCGACCTGCTCGAGGAGGAGTCGCTCGACGCCGTCGTCGTCGCGCTCCCGCCGTTCCTCCACGCCGACGCGACGGTCGCCGCCTGCGAGGCGGGCTGTGCCGTCTTCGTCGAGAAGCCGTTCGCCCGCACGCCCGAGGAGGGCCGCCGGATGGTCGAGGCGGCCGACGCCGCCGGCGTCGCCCTCGGCGTCGACCACACCATCCGCTACCAGCCGGAGATGAAGCGGCTGAAGGAGCGCTTCGAGGACGGCCGTCTCGGGCACGTCCCCATCGCCTCCATCTCGCGCATCAACAACGGGCCGTTCGAGGCGCCGCCGGCGCGCGCCGCGGTCCCGACGTGGCAACTCGACCCCGAGGCCACCGGCGGCGGCGCGCTCATGGACCTCGGTATCCACCTGCTCGACGTCCTCGAGTGGTTCTTCGGCGACCTCACGGTCGAACACGCCACCACCGACCAGCAACTCGACCTCCCCTACGAGGACGCGGCGACGGTCGTCGTGAGCACCGACAGCGGCACGACGGCGACGCTCTCCTGTGGGTTCTTCCAGTGGGAGACGCCGCCGGAGGTGACCAGCTACCTCCGTCTCGACGGCATCGCCGGCTCCGCCGTCAGCACCGAGTACGTCCCGGGGCACTTCACCTCCTACGCCGCCCGCTCGGCGCTGGAGAACCTCGGGCGACGCCTGCGCGGGGACGACCCGGAGTACTTCAAGCCGACGTACTACTACCAGGCGCACTACTGGGCGCTCCGGGACTTCCTGGAGGCCGTCGCGGCCGGCGAGCGCCCGCCCGTCGACGGCGCCGCCGGCCTGCGGATGGTCGAACACGTCCACGAAGCCTACCGGCTGGCGGACGCCGACGCCGCGCTCGTGGAGGTGACCGAATGA
- a CDS encoding lipopolysaccharide biosynthesis protein — MSGPGGLLARIKRLVMPSGDGVGERVVKGGMWVGALNVSDRLLQIILLIVMGRLLGPEALGLMGIALVAVSGLRQFSNLGLSSSLIYNREENVDDMLNTAWALQIGRGALLAGVLYLAAPFIGNGIFSEPEAVPLLRVIGFSQLFLGLRNPATVYFQKDLEFEKQFVYVLSGSVIQFVFAIWYAYTYGTVWALVLGYVISDFVRMLVSYLMHDFRPGIEFDLDHAKEIVNYGKWITATSILYFLYNEGDDIVVGALVSTTALGLYRYAYQLSNAPATEVTHVISSVTFPAYSKIQDNVRQLRNGYFQTLQVTTFISFPMSMGIIAVSPAFIAAFLGEEWLPMVLSMQILAVYGMMRSMMATIGPVFKSIGRPDLVAKFSFIRVVFLAALVPTAILYGPELSERFLGVGLSGIEMTSLVIVAVQFFPMMPLDLYFLVREIETTWWRIIREVSYPFVASLLMFAAVVAAGTAVDPALPALGVLVVQVLVGVVAYALAALVLDRGFGWGLEQNLRNVVSAVNG; from the coding sequence GTGAGCGGCCCGGGAGGGCTGCTCGCGCGCATCAAGCGCCTCGTGATGCCGAGCGGCGACGGCGTCGGCGAACGCGTGGTGAAAGGGGGGATGTGGGTCGGCGCGCTGAACGTCAGCGACCGCCTGCTGCAGATCATCCTGCTCATCGTGATGGGGCGGCTCCTCGGCCCGGAGGCGCTCGGACTGATGGGCATCGCGCTGGTCGCCGTCAGCGGCCTCCGGCAGTTCTCGAACCTGGGGCTGAGCTCCTCGCTCATCTACAACCGGGAGGAGAACGTCGACGACATGCTCAACACGGCGTGGGCGCTCCAGATCGGTCGCGGGGCGCTGCTCGCGGGCGTCCTCTACCTCGCCGCGCCGTTCATCGGCAACGGCATCTTCAGCGAGCCGGAGGCGGTCCCGCTGTTGCGCGTCATCGGGTTCTCACAGCTCTTCCTCGGGCTGCGCAACCCCGCGACGGTGTACTTCCAGAAGGACCTGGAGTTCGAGAAACAGTTCGTCTACGTCCTCAGCGGCTCGGTCATCCAGTTCGTCTTCGCCATCTGGTACGCCTACACCTACGGGACGGTGTGGGCGCTCGTGCTCGGCTACGTCATCTCGGACTTCGTCCGGATGCTCGTCTCCTACCTCATGCACGACTTCCGCCCCGGCATTGAGTTCGACCTCGACCACGCGAAGGAGATCGTCAACTACGGCAAGTGGATAACCGCGACCTCCATCCTCTACTTCCTCTACAACGAGGGCGACGACATCGTCGTGGGGGCGCTCGTCTCGACGACGGCCCTCGGGCTCTACCGCTACGCCTACCAGCTCTCGAACGCCCCCGCGACGGAGGTGACGCACGTCATCTCGAGCGTGACGTTCCCCGCCTACTCGAAGATACAGGACAACGTCAGACAGCTCCGGAACGGCTACTTCCAGACCCTCCAGGTGACGACGTTCATCTCGTTTCCCATGTCGATGGGCATCATCGCCGTCTCGCCGGCGTTCATCGCCGCCTTCCTCGGGGAGGAGTGGCTCCCGATGGTGCTCTCGATGCAGATACTGGCCGTCTACGGCATGATGCGCTCGATGATGGCGACCATCGGGCCGGTGTTCAAGTCCATCGGGCGCCCGGACCTCGTCGCGAAGTTCTCGTTCATCCGCGTCGTCTTCCTCGCGGCGCTCGTCCCGACGGCCATCCTCTACGGGCCGGAACTCTCCGAGCGGTTCCTCGGCGTCGGCCTCAGCGGTATCGAGATGACGTCGCTGGTCATCGTCGCCGTCCAGTTCTTCCCGATGATGCCACTCGACCTCTACTTCCTCGTCCGCGAGATCGAGACGACGTGGTGGCGCATCATCCGCGAGGTCTCCTACCCGTTCGTGGCCAGCCTGCTGATGTTCGCGGCCGTCGTCGCCGCCGGCACCGCCGTCGACCCCGCGCTCCCCGCGCTGGGCGTCCTCGTCGTCCAGGTGCTCGTCGGCGTGGTCGCCTACGCCCTCGCGGCGCTCGTGCTCGACCGGGGCTTCGGCTGGGGGCTGGAGCAGAACCTGCGGAACGTCGTCTCGGCGGTCAACGGCTGA
- a CDS encoding glycosyltransferase: MTEQISKRDGAATAAGRTTATETVPYASVIVPVYNDPEGLRATLDTLVDQTYPDDSYEVLVVDNRSTDETRAVAGRYADADERVTVLDERRRQSSYAARTRALHCATGDVFAFIDADMTVDPDWLERVVETMEEDDIDYLACNVQLYSPGEESLAAKFNRLSGFPIEDYVSDFHYAPTCCLAVRREVVEDVGPFDVRFTSSGDREFGHRVYEAGWTLGYAEDIHMYHPTRTTLSALVKKSIRIGRGKNQLRRIYPERYGSSARLVFNPAIYVPATPGQVRGALRDWDRLPASEKLLFYLLTYVLKITNAYGTVRDAVEHRG; encoded by the coding sequence ATGACGGAACAAATCAGCAAACGTGACGGAGCGGCGACTGCCGCGGGGCGCACGACCGCGACGGAGACGGTGCCGTACGCATCGGTCATCGTCCCGGTGTACAACGACCCGGAGGGCCTCCGCGCGACGCTCGACACGCTCGTCGACCAGACGTATCCGGACGACAGCTACGAGGTGCTCGTCGTCGACAACCGCTCGACCGACGAGACGCGCGCGGTCGCCGGCCGCTACGCCGACGCCGACGAGCGCGTGACCGTCCTCGACGAACGCCGCCGACAGAGTTCGTACGCGGCCCGGACGCGCGCGCTTCACTGCGCGACGGGCGACGTCTTCGCGTTCATCGACGCCGACATGACGGTCGACCCGGACTGGCTCGAACGCGTCGTCGAGACGATGGAGGAGGACGACATCGACTACCTCGCCTGTAACGTCCAGCTCTACTCGCCGGGCGAGGAGTCGCTGGCGGCGAAGTTCAACCGCCTCAGCGGCTTCCCCATCGAGGACTACGTCTCGGACTTCCACTACGCGCCGACGTGCTGTCTGGCCGTCCGCCGCGAGGTGGTCGAGGACGTCGGCCCGTTCGACGTCCGGTTCACCTCAAGCGGCGACCGGGAGTTCGGCCACCGCGTCTACGAGGCGGGCTGGACGCTCGGCTACGCCGAGGACATCCACATGTACCACCCGACGCGGACGACGCTCTCGGCGCTCGTCAAGAAGTCCATCCGCATCGGTCGCGGCAAGAACCAGCTCCGGCGCATCTACCCGGAGCGCTACGGGAGTTCCGCGCGCCTCGTGTTCAACCCCGCCATCTACGTCCCGGCGACCCCCGGACAGGTCCGGGGGGCGCTGCGCGACTGGGACCGCCTCCCCGCCTCCGAGAAACTGCTGTTCTACCTGCTCACGTACGTGCTCAAGATCACCAACGCGTACGGCACGGTCCGGGACGCCGTCGAGCACCGCGGGTAG
- a CDS encoding DUF362 domain-containing protein, protein MSSSHAVGERLARESGSLAAGVESVLADAPLDGRVLLLPDCHYPYHPSTGLVTNPDVVAAAVEALDGEVVLCLPDSPWVEGERFATFLGYDDLADRLGVDVLDLSAAPTVERVVTVGDERSRVTVPEPLERESLLAVPTLRTDPDHGFVAGLGTTAFGALGADAADATTTDVVGAAAVCDPDYVLLDATYTYTGGPYRADLLLGSADAPTLDAAAARLVGEDPAEVPFLAPHGVEAPSVPGVDLDAVAAALPSRGETGGEPSPVMQTGYRIYSRVTGDLLPPHFMGGADE, encoded by the coding sequence ATGAGTTCGTCGCACGCCGTCGGCGAACGCCTCGCCCGCGAGTCGGGGTCGCTCGCGGCGGGCGTCGAGTCGGTGCTCGCCGACGCCCCCCTCGACGGGCGCGTCCTGCTCCTCCCCGACTGTCACTACCCCTACCACCCGAGCACCGGTCTGGTGACGAACCCCGACGTCGTCGCGGCGGCCGTCGAGGCGCTCGACGGGGAAGTCGTCCTCTGTCTGCCCGACTCGCCGTGGGTCGAGGGCGAGCGCTTCGCGACGTTCCTCGGCTACGACGACCTCGCGGACCGCCTCGGCGTGGACGTCCTCGACCTCTCGGCCGCGCCGACGGTCGAGCGGGTCGTCACCGTCGGTGACGAGCGTAGCCGTGTGACGGTGCCCGAACCGCTGGAGCGCGAGTCGCTCCTCGCCGTCCCGACGCTCCGGACCGACCCCGACCACGGGTTCGTCGCCGGCCTCGGGACGACGGCGTTCGGGGCCCTGGGTGCCGACGCGGCCGACGCCACGACGACCGACGTCGTCGGCGCGGCCGCCGTCTGCGACCCGGACTACGTCCTCCTCGACGCGACCTACACCTACACCGGCGGCCCGTACCGCGCCGACCTCCTGCTGGGGAGCGCCGACGCCCCGACGCTCGACGCGGCGGCGGCCCGCCTCGTCGGCGAGGACCCGGCCGAGGTCCCGTTCCTCGCACCTCACGGCGTCGAGGCACCGTCGGTCCCCGGCGTCGACCTCGACGCCGTCGCCGCGGCCCTCCCGTCGCGGGGGGAGACGGGCGGCGAGCCCTCGCCCGTCATGCAGACGGGCTACCGCATCTACTCGCGCGTGACCGGCGACCTGCTCCCGCCGCATTTCATGGGGGGCGCGGATGAGTGA